Proteins co-encoded in one Ziziphus jujuba cultivar Dongzao chromosome 9, ASM3175591v1 genomic window:
- the LOC107427560 gene encoding proline-rich protein 4 isoform X2, whose product MRILPLCREALLCFLVSLVFSGSSCYGGDKNTVEVVGAGECSDCVENKIKTSHAFSGLHVTIDCKPTNGGNFKTRGIGVLDEEGNFKVSLPNEIVKDGKLNEDCYAQLHSASYAPCPAHDGLESSKVISTNGKQNFGLVGKLKFSPAICTSAFLWPHFKYPPLPKLPPFPKLPHFPDLPHHPHFPKLPPKVFPPFPPKVFPPFPPKVLPPKVFPPKVFPPPVPTPQKPLPPPIPVEKPPPAPVPVEKPCPPPVPVYKKPLPPPVPVYKKPLPPPVPVYKKPLPPPVPVYKKPLPPPVPVYKKPLPPPVPVYKKPLPPPVPVYKKPLPPLVPVYEKPLPPPVPVYKKPLPPPIPVYKKPLPPPVPVYEKPFPPPIPVYKKPLPPPVPVYEKPLPPPVPVYEKPLPPPVPVYKKPLPPPVPVYEKPLPPPVPVYEKPLPPPVPVYKKPFPPPIPIYKKPLPPPVPIYEKPLPPPVPVYKKPLPPPVPIYKKPLPPPVPIYKKPLPPPIPIFKKPLPPPVPIFVKPLPPPIPIYKPKHPFLKPHPPIFPKIPKHPYLKPLPPFPKIPHPSIPKKPFLKPLPPFPKIPHPSFPKHPFLPPKPKIFPKYPHPKYGKLPPFPPFAPIIHA is encoded by the exons ATGCGGATTCTTCCTCTGTGCCGAGAAGCACTTTTGTGCTTCTTGGTGTCTTTGGTTTTTTCAGGGAGTTCTTGTTATGGAGGTGATAAGAATACAGTTGAGGTAGTTGGGGCTGGAGAATGTTCTGACTGTGTTGAGAATAAAATTAAGACTTCTCATGCGTTTTCAG GTCTTCATGTAACCATAGATTGCAAACCAACAAATGGTGGGAACTTCAAAACCAGAGGGATTGGAGTGCTAGATGAAGAAGGAAACTTCAAAGTGTCTCTTCCTAATGAGATTGTCAAAGATGGAAAACTCAATGAGGATTGCTATGCTCAACTTCACAGTGCATCTTACGCACCATGCCCGGCTCATGATGGTCTAGAGTCCTCTAAAGTCATTTCCACTAATGGAAAACAAAACTTTGGTCTTGTTGGCAAACTCAAATTCTCACCTGCCATTTGCACTTCTGCATTCTTGTGGCCTCATTTCAAGTACCCACCACTCCCTAAATTGCCACCTTTCCCTAAACTCCCTCACTTTCCTGACCTACCCCATCACCCTCATTTCCCTAAGCTCCCTCCTAAG GTTTTCCCTCCTTTCCCTCCTAAGGTCTTCCCTCCATTCCCTCCTAAGGTTTTACCTCCTAAGGTCTTCCCTCCAAAGGTCTTCCCTCCTCCAGTTCCAACACCCCAAAAGCCACTTCCTCCACCTATTCCGGTAGAGAAGCCACCTCCAGCTCCTGTTCCGGTAGAGAAGCCGTGCCCTCCACCTGTTCCAGTATACAAGAAGCCTCTTCCACCTCCTGTTCCAGTATACAAAAAGCCTCTTCCACCTCCTGTTCCAGTCTACAAGAAACCACTTCCACCACCAGTTCCGGTATACAAGAAGCCACTTCCACCGCCAGTTCCGGTCTATAAAAAGCCACTTCCGCCCCCGGTCCCAGTCTATAAGAAGCCACTTCCACCGCCAGTTCCAGTATACAAGAAACCACTTCCGCCCCTGGTTCCGGTCTATGAGAAGCCACTTCCACCACCAGTTCCGGTATATAAGAAGCCACTTCCGCCGCCAATTCCAGTATACAAGAAACCACTTCCACCCCCGGTTCCAGTCTATGAGAAGCCATTTCCACCACCAATTCCGGTATATAAGAAGCCACTTCCGCCGCCAGTTCCAGTATACGAGAAACCACTTCCGCCCCCGGTTCCTGTCTATGAGAAGCCACTTCCACCACCAGTTCCAGTATATAAGAAGCCACTTCCGCCGCCAGTTCCAGTATATGAGAAACCACTTCCGCCCCCGGTTCCGGTCTATGAGAAGCCACTTCCACCACCAGTTCCGGTATATAAGAAGCCATTTCCGCCGCCAATTCCAATATACAAGAAACCACTTCCGCCCCCGGTTCCGATCTATGAGAAGCCACTTCCACCGCCAGTTCCGGTATATAAGAAGCCACTTCCGCCGCCTGTTCCTATCTACAAGAAACCACTTCCACCGCCAGTTCCTATCTACAAAAAGCCTCTTCCTCCCCCAATCCCAATCTTCAAGAAGCCTCTTCCACCACCTGTCCCAATATTCGTGAAACCTCTTCCACCTCCCATTCCAATTTACAAGCCTAAACACCCATTCTTGAAGCCTCACCCACCAATATTCCCTAAGATTCCTAAACACCCATACTTGAAACCTCTGCCTCCATTCCCTAAAATCCCACACCCTTCCATTCCTAAAAAGCCTTTCTTGAAGCCTCTACCTCCATTCCCTAAGATTCCCCACCCATCTTTTCCTAAACACCCTTTTCTTCCTCCTAAACCCAAGATCTTCCCAAAGTATCCACATCCTAAGTATGGAAAGTTGCCTCCCTTTCCACCTTTTGCTCCTATTATTCATGCTTAA
- the LOC125424038 gene encoding xyloglucan endotransglucosylase protein 1: MVSTSCRNNIFEVFPLSMILVFSFLLVIASADFYQDFDITWGDGRAKILEGGQLLTLSLDKTSGSGFQSKHEYLFGRIDMQIKLVAGNSAGTVTAYYLSSQGPTHDEIDFEFLGNLSGDPYTLHTNVFTQGKGNREQQFHLWFDPTKAFHTYSLVWNPRRIIFLVDNIPIRVFNNLESHGVSFPINQPMRIYSSLWNADDWATRGGLVKTDWTRAPFTASYRNFKASACIWSPNSASSSCSSKSTASVQDGNSWMNQELDAPGRNRLRWVQSKYMVYNYCTDFKRFPQGLPLECRKSRFL, translated from the exons atgGTGTCAACCTCCTGTaggaataatatttttgaagtgtttcCACTCTCTATGATTTTGGTTTTCAGCTTTCTACTTGTTATTGCTTCTGCTGATTTCTACCAAGACTTTGATATCACTTGGGGTGATGGCCGTGCTAAGATACTCGAAGGAGGCCAATTGCTTACACTTTCACTTGACAAAACTTCTGGTTCTGGTTTCCAATCCAAGCATGAGTACCTCTTCGGTAGAATCGACATGCAAATCAAGCTTGTTGCTGGGAACTCTGCTGGCACTGTCACTGCATATTAT CTATCTTCTCAAGGACCAACCCACGACGAGATCGATTTCGAGTTCTTAGGAAACTTGTCCGGAGATCCATATACACTCCATACCAATGTTTTCACTCAAGGAAAAGGTAACAGAGAACAGCAATTTCACCTCTGGTTTGATCCCACAAAGGCCTTCCACACCTATTCTCTTGTCTGGAATCCTCGACGCATAAT ATTCTTGGTGGATAACATTCCTATAAGAGTGTTCAACAACTTGGAATCTCATGGAGTTTCATTCCCAATCAACCAACCGATGAGGATTTACTCAAGTTTATGGAATGCAGATGACTGGGCAACCAGAGGAGGATTGGTGAAAACTGATTGGACAAGAGCTCCTTTCACAGCTTCTTACAGAAACTTCAAGGCCAGTGCTTGTATTTGGTCACCTAATTCTGCATCATCCTCTTGTTCCTCCAAGTCTACGGCTTCAGTGCAAGATGGGAATTCGTGGATGAATCAAGAACTTGATGCTCCTGGAAGGAATAGACTCAGATGGGTGCAGAGCAAGTACATGGTTTATAACTACTGCACTGATTTCAAAAGGTTTCCTCAAGGTCTTCCTCTTGAATGCAGAAAATCAAggtttctttaa
- the LOC107427560 gene encoding proline-rich protein 4 isoform X1 — protein sequence MRILPLCREALLCFLVSLVFSGSSCYGGDKNTVEVVGAGECSDCVENKIKTSHAFSGLHVTIDCKPTNGGNFKTRGIGVLDEEGNFKVSLPNEIVKDGKLNEDCYAQLHSASYAPCPAHDGLESSKVISTNGKQNFGLVGKLKFSPAICTSAFLWPHFKYPPLPKLPPFPKLPHFPDLPHHPHFPKLPPKVFPPFPPKAFPPKVFPPFPPKVFPPKVFPPFPPKVFPPFPPKVLPPKVFPPKVFPPPVPTPQKPLPPPIPVEKPPPAPVPVEKPCPPPVPVYKKPLPPPVPVYKKPLPPPVPVYKKPLPPPVPVYKKPLPPPVPVYKKPLPPPVPVYKKPLPPPVPVYKKPLPPLVPVYEKPLPPPVPVYKKPLPPPIPVYKKPLPPPVPVYEKPFPPPIPVYKKPLPPPVPVYEKPLPPPVPVYEKPLPPPVPVYKKPLPPPVPVYEKPLPPPVPVYEKPLPPPVPVYKKPFPPPIPIYKKPLPPPVPIYEKPLPPPVPVYKKPLPPPVPIYKKPLPPPVPIYKKPLPPPIPIFKKPLPPPVPIFVKPLPPPIPIYKPKHPFLKPHPPIFPKIPKHPYLKPLPPFPKIPHPSIPKKPFLKPLPPFPKIPHPSFPKHPFLPPKPKIFPKYPHPKYGKLPPFPPFAPIIHA from the exons ATGCGGATTCTTCCTCTGTGCCGAGAAGCACTTTTGTGCTTCTTGGTGTCTTTGGTTTTTTCAGGGAGTTCTTGTTATGGAGGTGATAAGAATACAGTTGAGGTAGTTGGGGCTGGAGAATGTTCTGACTGTGTTGAGAATAAAATTAAGACTTCTCATGCGTTTTCAG GTCTTCATGTAACCATAGATTGCAAACCAACAAATGGTGGGAACTTCAAAACCAGAGGGATTGGAGTGCTAGATGAAGAAGGAAACTTCAAAGTGTCTCTTCCTAATGAGATTGTCAAAGATGGAAAACTCAATGAGGATTGCTATGCTCAACTTCACAGTGCATCTTACGCACCATGCCCGGCTCATGATGGTCTAGAGTCCTCTAAAGTCATTTCCACTAATGGAAAACAAAACTTTGGTCTTGTTGGCAAACTCAAATTCTCACCTGCCATTTGCACTTCTGCATTCTTGTGGCCTCATTTCAAGTACCCACCACTCCCTAAATTGCCACCTTTCCCTAAACTCCCTCACTTTCCTGACCTACCCCATCACCCTCATTTCCCTAAGCTCCCTCCTAAGGTTTTCCCTCCTTTCCCTCCTAAGGCCTTCCCTCCTAAGGTCTTCCCTCCATTCCCTCCTAAGGTCTTCCCTCCTAAGGTTTTCCCTCCTTTCCCTCCTAAGGTCTTCCCTCCATTCCCTCCTAAGGTTTTACCTCCTAAGGTCTTCCCTCCAAAGGTCTTCCCTCCTCCAGTTCCAACACCCCAAAAGCCACTTCCTCCACCTATTCCGGTAGAGAAGCCACCTCCAGCTCCTGTTCCGGTAGAGAAGCCGTGCCCTCCACCTGTTCCAGTATACAAGAAGCCTCTTCCACCTCCTGTTCCAGTATACAAAAAGCCTCTTCCACCTCCTGTTCCAGTCTACAAGAAACCACTTCCACCACCAGTTCCGGTATACAAGAAGCCACTTCCACCGCCAGTTCCGGTCTATAAAAAGCCACTTCCGCCCCCGGTCCCAGTCTATAAGAAGCCACTTCCACCGCCAGTTCCAGTATACAAGAAACCACTTCCGCCCCTGGTTCCGGTCTATGAGAAGCCACTTCCACCACCAGTTCCGGTATATAAGAAGCCACTTCCGCCGCCAATTCCAGTATACAAGAAACCACTTCCACCCCCGGTTCCAGTCTATGAGAAGCCATTTCCACCACCAATTCCGGTATATAAGAAGCCACTTCCGCCGCCAGTTCCAGTATACGAGAAACCACTTCCGCCCCCGGTTCCTGTCTATGAGAAGCCACTTCCACCACCAGTTCCAGTATATAAGAAGCCACTTCCGCCGCCAGTTCCAGTATATGAGAAACCACTTCCGCCCCCGGTTCCGGTCTATGAGAAGCCACTTCCACCACCAGTTCCGGTATATAAGAAGCCATTTCCGCCGCCAATTCCAATATACAAGAAACCACTTCCGCCCCCGGTTCCGATCTATGAGAAGCCACTTCCACCGCCAGTTCCGGTATATAAGAAGCCACTTCCGCCGCCTGTTCCTATCTACAAGAAACCACTTCCACCGCCAGTTCCTATCTACAAAAAGCCTCTTCCTCCCCCAATCCCAATCTTCAAGAAGCCTCTTCCACCACCTGTCCCAATATTCGTGAAACCTCTTCCACCTCCCATTCCAATTTACAAGCCTAAACACCCATTCTTGAAGCCTCACCCACCAATATTCCCTAAGATTCCTAAACACCCATACTTGAAACCTCTGCCTCCATTCCCTAAAATCCCACACCCTTCCATTCCTAAAAAGCCTTTCTTGAAGCCTCTACCTCCATTCCCTAAGATTCCCCACCCATCTTTTCCTAAACACCCTTTTCTTCCTCCTAAACCCAAGATCTTCCCAAAGTATCCACATCCTAAGTATGGAAAGTTGCCTCCCTTTCCACCTTTTGCTCCTATTATTCATGCTTAA